A DNA window from Helianthus annuus cultivar XRQ/B chromosome 15, HanXRQr2.0-SUNRISE, whole genome shotgun sequence contains the following coding sequences:
- the LOC110914667 gene encoding exocyst complex component EXO70I, protein MASHCATFAIRDHVHRALPTVSAALNVYQLVNELRTKVSAHSSSDLTSYLSHIKQFRQALTLLTNTCKLAILWVQDTTALDNVLHLLEQLRDTEKRCLHDQGILGVAFSVLQDEFHDLLIQNSSPVPVPSSLFSSGDEDTDPLPQPVLPIRVVDNLKAIVGCFPACDSRRFMSIYVEVRITTVKMSLQGLDLDYLDISLSEFDSVQDIEGYVDEWGRHLEFVVKNVLELEYTLCHQVFGQLDCFSRIALRSGIQGFIKFGNTITKAKKEAIKLFKLLDVFAVLHNLRQDFNRFFGAKPCSEIQTQTRDLIKKLVNGASEIFHELSAQVQLQRLMDPPPDGSVPRLVSFVTEYSEELLDDDYRPVLDQVLEIHCSWYNNEKRHVVSVEVQNIMKSLELNIETWANRYEDGALRCIFMMNTSCYLSKHVKGTRLGDLMGESWLKRHEDRVEYYAQLYLRESWGKMLLTNSERIKGFTEAFDQEYGKQSGWVLCDNSLRWKTGQLIVGVIIPVYKRLVERSSNKYVKYSSESIENMVTSMLQPKYGSNIKLLDRIRSVVAGRFSPTTTIAAA, encoded by the coding sequence ATGGCTTCCCATTGCGCCACTTTCGCCATCAGAGACCATGTCCATCGTGCACTCCCAACCGTTTCAGCCGCTTTGAATGTCTACCAGTTGGTGAATGAACTCCGGACCAAGGTGTCAGCACACTCCTCTTCTGACCTCACCAGCTATCTCTCTCACATCAAGCAGTTCAGACAGGCGCTCACACTTCTCACCAACACTTGCAAACTAGCAATCCTGTGGGTTCAAGACACCACTGCTTTAGATAATGTTCTGCATTTACTTGAACAATTGCGGGACACAGAGAAGCGCTGCCTTCACGATCAAGGGATTCTAGGTGTCGCCTTCAGTGTCCTCCAAGATGAGTTCCATGATCTTTTGATCCAAAACAGTTCGCCTGTTCCGGTTCCTTCCTCACTTTTCTCATCTGGTGATGAGGACACTGATCCTTTACCACAACCTGTTTTGCCTATTCGTGTTGTAGACAACCTTAAAGCTATTGTAGGTTGCTTTCCGGCATGTGACAGCCGGCGGTTCATGTCTATATATGTCGAGGTTCGTATCACGACTGTTAAAATGAGTTTACAAGGTCTTGATTTGGATTATTTGGATATCTCTTTATCAGAATTTGATAGCGTGCAAGACATAGAAGGCTACGTAGACGAATGGGGGAGGCATTTGGAGTTTGTagtcaagaatgtgcttgaacTGGAGTACACACTCTGTCACCAGGTGTTTGGCCAACTAGATTGCTTCTCCAGGATCGCACTCCGGTCAGGAATACAAGGTTTTATCAAATTCGGGAACACGATCACAAAAGCCAAGAAAGAAGCCATCAAGCTATTCAAGCTGCTGGATGTCTTTGCCGTGCTCCATAATCTGAGACAGGATTTCAATAGGTTTTTCGGTGCGAAACCCTGTTCAGAAATTCAAACCCAGACAAGGGATCTCATCAAGAAGCTTGTCAACGGGGCATCCGAAATTTTCCATGAGCTATCAGCACAAGTTCAGCTTCAAAGGCTAATGGATCCACCTCCGGATGGCTCGGTTCCAAGACTGGTTAGTTTTGTGACAGAATATTCGGAAGAGCTGCTGGATGATGACTACAGACCTGTACTGGACCAGGTTCTTGAAATCCACTGCAGCTGGTACAACAACGAAAAGAGACATGTTGTTTCGGTTGAGGTTCAGAACATAATGAAATCCCTGGAACTTAACATAGAGACATGGGCAAATAGATATGAAGACGGCGCTTTGCGTTGTATTTTCATGATGAACACCAGTTGCTACCTGAGCAAACATGTAAAGGGTACAAGGCTAGGGGATCTAATGGGGGAATCTTGGTTGAAGCGACATGAGGATCGCGTGGAATACTATGCACAACTTTATCTGAGAGAGAGTTGGGGAAAGATGTTGTTGACCAATAGTGAAAGAATCAAAGGATTCACGGAGGCATTTGATCAAGAATATGGAAAACAATCGGGGTGGGTGTTGTGTGACAACAGTTTGAGATGGAAAACCGGGCAGCTAATAGTGGGAGTCATAATTCCTGTTTACAAGAGGTTGGTAGAAAGAAGCAGTAACAAGTATGTAAAATATAGTTCAGAGAGCATAGAGAATATGGTGACTTCCATGCTTCAGCCCAAGTACGGCAGCAACATCAAGTTGTTGGATCGGATCAGGAGCGTGGTTGCAGGACGCTTCTCACCAACAACTACAATTGCTGCAGCTTGA